The following are encoded together in the Kingella negevensis genome:
- a CDS encoding acetate kinase, with protein sequence MTQKLILVLNCGSSSLKGAVLNNDSGEVLMSCLGEKLGLPDAYITFKVNGEKEKVELKEEPNHTGAVGALLNELKKLGLESQIAAIGHRVVSGGEKYSESVLVTDEVVKAIEDCIPLAPLHNPANLLGIRAAQDIFKGLPNVVVFDTAFHQTMPEHAYTYAIPRKFYRELGLRRYGFHGTSYRFVAGEAARVLGKDENNLKLVIAHLGNGASIAAVKNGKSVDTSMGLTPLEGLVMGTRSGDIDPSVYSFLADNLKLSIQEVTDILNKQSGLLGISELSNDCRAIEEGAEQGHEGATLALEIFSYRLAKYVASMAVAAGGIDALVFTGGIGENSGAIREKVLNYCEFLGLKVDGERNLAARFGNSGVITADDSKVTAVVIPTNEELMIAHDTARLSGL encoded by the coding sequence ATGACACAAAAATTGATTTTGGTATTGAACTGTGGCTCTTCTTCTTTGAAAGGCGCAGTATTGAACAACGATAGCGGCGAAGTTTTGATGAGCTGCTTGGGCGAAAAATTGGGCTTACCAGACGCATACATCACATTCAAAGTAAACGGCGAAAAAGAAAAAGTTGAATTGAAAGAAGAACCTAACCACACTGGTGCGGTAGGTGCTTTGTTGAATGAATTGAAAAAATTGGGTTTGGAAAGCCAAATTGCTGCCATCGGTCACCGCGTGGTTTCTGGCGGCGAAAAATACAGCGAATCAGTTTTGGTAACTGACGAAGTGGTTAAAGCCATTGAAGATTGCATTCCATTGGCTCCATTGCACAACCCTGCAAACTTGTTGGGTATCCGCGCAGCGCAAGACATTTTCAAAGGCTTGCCAAACGTGGTGGTATTTGACACAGCGTTCCACCAAACTATGCCAGAACACGCTTACACTTACGCGATTCCACGCAAATTCTACCGTGAATTGGGCTTGCGCCGTTACGGTTTCCACGGCACTAGCTACCGTTTCGTAGCAGGCGAAGCGGCTCGCGTATTAGGTAAAGACGAAAACAACTTGAAATTGGTGATTGCTCACTTGGGTAACGGTGCGTCTATCGCAGCTGTGAAAAACGGCAAATCTGTAGACACCAGCATGGGCTTGACTCCATTGGAGGGTTTGGTAATGGGTACTCGCTCTGGCGACATCGACCCTAGCGTTTACTCTTTCTTGGCTGATAACTTGAAATTGAGCATTCAAGAAGTTACTGACATCTTGAACAAACAAAGTGGTTTGTTGGGCATTTCTGAATTGTCTAACGACTGCCGCGCAATTGAAGAAGGCGCAGAACAAGGTCACGAAGGTGCAACCTTGGCATTGGAAATCTTCTCTTACCGTTTGGCTAAATACGTGGCTTCTATGGCAGTGGCAGCAGGTGGCATCGATGCATTGGTGTTCACTGGCGGTATCGGCGAAAACTCTGGCGCAATCCGCGAAAAAGTGTTGAACTACTGCGAATTCTTGGGCTTGAAAGTGGACGGCGAACGCAACTTGGCCGCTCGCTTCGGTAATTCAGGCGTGATTACTGCTGATGATAGCAAAGTAACTGCCGTTGTTATCCCAACAAACGAAGAATTGATGATTGCTCACGATACAGCTCGCTTGTCTGGTCTGTAA
- a CDS encoding helix-turn-helix domain-containing protein gives MSAKLQAPETLPDNNDLRDILAYNIRLFRVNKGWSQEELARQCGLDRTYVSSVERKRWNIALSNIEKIAIALEVEPYQLLLSPTTRLAMIGA, from the coding sequence ATGTCAGCAAAACTACAAGCCCCCGAAACCCTGCCAGACAACAACGATTTGCGCGATATTTTGGCGTATAACATTCGCCTGTTTCGCGTGAACAAAGGCTGGTCGCAAGAAGAGTTGGCGCGACAATGCGGCTTGGACAGAACGTATGTGTCGTCCGTGGAACGCAAACGCTGGAACATCGCGCTATCCAATATTGAGAAAATTGCGATTGCGCTGGAAGTTGAGCCGTATCAGTTGCTTTTGTCGCCGACTACGCGATTGGCAATGATTGGCGCGTAA
- the dinG gene encoding ATP-dependent DNA helicase DinG, with the protein MLTDLEKNAIRDHYRAISDNLPNFRPRAAQREMIAAIANVFSRTLTREEGSDTPPERNGESIAVIEGPTGVGKSLAYLLAGGIMAQTRQKKLIVSSATVALQEQLVGRDLPFVVEKSGLELSFAIAKGRGRYLCPYKLYQLTQGNAQQTLLGIEEAPVFLWDNKPKKDELDTLVNMAKQFSNRQFNGDRDTWVEKIDDALWFKVTNDRHGCLKAACPNRAECPFFLARETLETVDVVVCNHDLLLSDIGMGGGVILPAPENSFYCIDEAHHLPKKALSQFAAEHSWLQAVWAMEKLPDITQKIAHVCDKLELANLVDEAAGALLESLNEWQFHLQDTPELNESEHEAVWLWEDGKIPDDLNTLVQNTFITAQSVLKNVASLNDALSAARRDKEQDGAQIDRLSSEFGVFMARVEQIEAVWAQMATVMKDEKDPPLAKWISRQFDDKLDYTFHASPISSAAMLANGLWRRAAGAVLTSATLQSLGNFNLLLQQTGLAWLPETTTLALQSPFNFAEQGELYLPPLAASPKDPAAHTDEVVKWLPKLIDDKAAIGTLVLFTSRKQMNDVAFRLPENLLPFVLIQGEQSKAKLLEQHDLALKEGKPSIIFGLDSFAEGLDLPLEACVHVIIVKLPFSMPDNPIEKTQSRWIEKRGGKPFMEITVPEASIKLVQAVGRLIRTERDYGRVTILDNRVKTQRYGQQMLACLPPFKRIS; encoded by the coding sequence ATGCTTACCGATTTAGAAAAAAACGCCATTCGCGACCACTATCGCGCCATTTCCGATAATCTTCCCAATTTCCGCCCACGCGCCGCACAGCGTGAAATGATTGCGGCGATTGCCAACGTATTTTCACGCACACTCACGCGCGAAGAAGGCAGCGACACGCCGCCCGAACGCAACGGCGAAAGCATTGCCGTCATCGAAGGCCCCACTGGTGTGGGCAAAAGTTTGGCGTATTTGCTCGCTGGCGGCATTATGGCGCAGACACGTCAGAAAAAGTTGATTGTGTCAAGCGCGACTGTTGCGCTGCAAGAGCAGTTGGTTGGGCGCGATTTGCCGTTTGTGGTGGAAAAGAGCGGCTTGGAATTGTCGTTTGCGATTGCGAAAGGGCGCGGACGATATTTGTGTCCGTATAAATTGTACCAACTGACGCAGGGCAACGCGCAGCAAACGCTGTTGGGCATTGAAGAAGCCCCCGTTTTTCTGTGGGACAATAAGCCAAAAAAAGACGAACTGGACACGCTTGTGAATATGGCAAAGCAATTCAGCAACCGCCAATTCAACGGCGACCGCGATACTTGGGTGGAGAAAATTGACGATGCGTTGTGGTTTAAAGTAACGAATGATAGACACGGCTGCCTGAAAGCGGCTTGTCCGAATCGCGCCGAATGTCCATTTTTCCTAGCGCGTGAGACGTTGGAAACGGTTGATGTGGTTGTTTGCAATCATGATTTGCTGCTGTCGGATATTGGCATGGGCGGCGGCGTGATTTTGCCTGCGCCTGAAAATAGCTTTTATTGCATTGACGAGGCGCACCATTTGCCGAAAAAGGCGTTGAGTCAATTTGCGGCGGAACATTCATGGCTTCAGGCGGTGTGGGCGATGGAGAAATTGCCCGACATCACGCAGAAGATTGCGCATGTATGCGATAAATTGGAATTGGCGAATTTGGTTGATGAAGCGGCTGGCGCGTTGCTAGAGAGCTTGAACGAATGGCAATTTCATTTGCAGGACACGCCTGAATTGAATGAAAGTGAACACGAAGCGGTTTGGCTGTGGGAAGATGGCAAGATTCCCGATGATTTGAATACGTTGGTGCAGAATACATTTATCACGGCGCAAAGTGTGTTGAAAAATGTGGCGAGTTTGAACGATGCGTTGTCGGCGGCGCGGCGTGATAAGGAGCAGGACGGCGCACAAATTGACCGTTTGTCGTCTGAATTTGGCGTTTTTATGGCGCGTGTGGAGCAGATTGAAGCGGTTTGGGCGCAAATGGCAACCGTGATGAAAGATGAAAAAGACCCACCGTTGGCAAAATGGATTAGCCGTCAATTTGATGATAAGTTGGATTACACTTTCCATGCCAGTCCGATTAGCAGCGCGGCGATGTTGGCGAATGGTTTGTGGCGGCGAGCGGCAGGCGCGGTGCTGACCTCGGCGACGTTACAGAGTTTGGGTAATTTTAATTTGTTGTTGCAGCAAACAGGTTTGGCGTGGTTACCTGAAACAACAACTTTGGCATTGCAAAGTCCATTTAATTTTGCGGAACAGGGTGAATTGTATTTGCCGCCGCTTGCTGCGAGTCCGAAAGACCCTGCGGCGCATACCGATGAAGTCGTGAAATGGTTGCCGAAATTGATTGATGATAAGGCGGCGATTGGGACGCTGGTGTTGTTTACATCGCGCAAGCAGATGAATGATGTGGCTTTCAGGCTGCCTGAAAATTTATTGCCGTTTGTGTTGATTCAGGGCGAGCAGTCGAAAGCGAAATTGTTGGAACAGCATGATTTGGCGTTGAAAGAGGGTAAGCCGAGCATTATTTTTGGGCTGGACAGTTTTGCAGAGGGGTTGGATTTGCCGCTTGAGGCGTGTGTTCATGTGATTATTGTGAAGCTGCCGTTTTCGATGCCTGATAATCCGATTGAGAAAACGCAGAGCCGTTGGATTGAAAAACGCGGTGGAAAGCCGTTTATGGAGATTACCGTGCCTGAAGCGAGTATTAAATTGGTTCAGGCGGTGGGGCGGCTGATTCGAACGGAGCGCGATTATGGGCGTGTTACGATTTTGGATAATCGTGTGAAAACGCAGCGTTATGGACAGCAGATGTTGGCGTGTTTGCCGCCGTTTAAGCGTATCAGTTGA
- a CDS encoding AmpG family muropeptide MFS transporter, translated as MHHSSNYVKSYLDRRAIALLLLGFSAGVPILLIFSTLSLWLTEAGVSRDMVTTFSWAALGYSFKFVWSPLIDMLPLPMLSRKLGQRRGWLLFAQTLIIVAIVCMAMVNPADSGSLNAMAFAAVLLGFSAATQDVVIDAYRIEIAPNNPSMQTVMSSTYTAGYRLGMITAGAGSLILAAWLGSSKEHYVYEAWRNTYWAMAAIMGVGVATTLSVREPENHRENTSALSATDNLRLLLMFVLCVVAFVVAFRFSGSVLPKKSSSPVVSLFWETVRLSISLVAVVVVGFGVVRSGLVAKKLAWQTWVAPLADFFHRYGKRAILLLALIGLYRISDIVAGVISNVFYADLGFTKTEIATAVKTFGVIMSIGGGFAGGILAQRFRIMNMMMIGAIVAAATNLLFALLATRGHDVALMYFAVGVDNFASGLASTVFVVFLSTLTNIRFTAVQYALLSSLMSLSPKILGGYSGAIVNNIGYTQFFLFTAALGLPILVLVWLADKYLFRE; from the coding sequence ATGCATCATTCTTCAAACTATGTCAAAAGCTATCTAGACCGCCGCGCCATTGCCCTGCTGCTACTGGGTTTTTCCGCAGGTGTGCCGATTTTGCTGATTTTTTCCACTTTATCTTTATGGCTGACCGAAGCTGGTGTATCGCGCGACATGGTTACGACCTTTAGCTGGGCGGCGTTGGGTTACTCATTTAAATTCGTGTGGTCGCCATTGATTGACATGCTGCCTTTGCCGATGTTGTCGCGCAAGCTGGGGCAACGACGCGGCTGGTTGCTGTTCGCGCAAACGCTGATTATTGTGGCGATTGTGTGCATGGCGATGGTGAATCCTGCGGATTCAGGCAGCCTGAACGCGATGGCGTTTGCAGCGGTGTTGCTCGGCTTTTCTGCGGCGACACAAGATGTAGTGATTGACGCGTATCGCATTGAAATTGCGCCGAATAATCCGTCTATGCAAACCGTCATGTCGTCCACATACACGGCTGGTTATCGCTTGGGCATGATTACGGCTGGCGCAGGTTCGCTGATTTTGGCGGCATGGCTGGGGTCAAGCAAGGAGCATTATGTTTACGAAGCGTGGCGCAACACTTATTGGGCAATGGCGGCGATTATGGGCGTGGGTGTAGCGACAACGTTGTCGGTGCGCGAACCCGAAAATCATCGCGAAAACACTAGCGCATTATCCGCAACTGACAATCTGCGTTTGCTGCTGATGTTTGTGTTGTGCGTGGTGGCATTTGTGGTGGCGTTCCGTTTTTCAGGCAGCGTGTTGCCTAAAAAATCATCTTCGCCTGTGGTGTCGCTGTTTTGGGAAACGGTGCGTTTGAGCATTTCTTTGGTGGCAGTGGTGGTGGTGGGATTTGGCGTGGTGCGTAGCGGTTTGGTAGCGAAAAAGTTAGCTTGGCAAACTTGGGTTGCGCCGCTTGCGGACTTCTTTCATCGCTATGGGAAACGGGCGATTTTGTTGCTCGCGCTGATTGGTTTGTACCGCATTTCGGATATTGTGGCGGGCGTGATTTCTAATGTGTTTTATGCGGACTTGGGTTTCACGAAAACGGAAATCGCTACGGCTGTGAAGACGTTTGGTGTGATTATGTCCATCGGTGGCGGTTTTGCTGGTGGCATTTTGGCGCAGCGTTTTCGCATTATGAATATGATGATGATTGGCGCGATTGTGGCGGCGGCAACGAATTTGCTGTTTGCGCTATTGGCAACGCGTGGGCACGATGTGGCGTTGATGTATTTTGCGGTGGGCGTGGATAATTTCGCGTCTGGCTTAGCGAGTACGGTGTTTGTGGTGTTCTTGTCCACGCTGACGAATATTCGCTTTACGGCTGTGCAATATGCGCTGTTGTCTTCGCTGATGTCGCTGTCGCCGAAGATTTTGGGCGGCTACTCGGGCGCGATTGTGAACAATATTGGTTATACGCAGTTTTTCTTGTTTACCGCTGCGCTGGGCTTGCCGATTTTGGTGTTGGTTTGGTTGGCAGATAAATATTTGTTTCGGGAGTAA
- a CDS encoding glycosyltransferase family 25 protein yields MQPEIYGESIMNLAGYVINLDRMPERMARFNQHPDACFFTRVSAHDRLDLEKIPKDDLFNEQYILNRYPKKPEILYGEIACTLSHIACWKQVAANPSLNGDDYAIIAEDDLILATDFMKLLENFCQLPDVIARQKNIILLHKLGIRHIQWSNIVAQPDSQLQIGWFDFHEDFDSDGSSLYMIKKSFAQIMVNRLKSEKPYWLADIFSAFCNSEAMAICYPPLGYIPKDNQSDIGERN; encoded by the coding sequence TTGCAGCCTGAAATTTATGGAGAATCAATAATGAATTTAGCAGGTTATGTTATTAACTTAGACCGAATGCCAGAGCGCATGGCAAGATTTAATCAGCACCCTGATGCGTGTTTCTTCACACGAGTGAGCGCGCATGACCGTTTAGATTTAGAAAAAATTCCGAAAGATGACTTATTTAATGAACAATACATTCTGAACCGTTACCCCAAAAAACCTGAAATTTTATATGGAGAAATTGCATGCACCTTATCGCATATCGCTTGTTGGAAACAGGTTGCAGCTAATCCATCTTTAAACGGCGATGACTATGCAATAATCGCCGAAGATGATTTAATTTTAGCTACTGATTTCATGAAATTATTAGAAAATTTTTGTCAGTTGCCAGATGTTATTGCACGGCAAAAAAATATTATCTTGCTACACAAATTAGGAATCCGTCATATTCAATGGTCAAACATTGTGGCGCAGCCTGATAGCCAACTGCAAATTGGTTGGTTTGATTTCCACGAGGATTTTGATTCAGATGGCTCATCGCTCTACATGATAAAGAAATCTTTTGCTCAAATAATGGTGAACCGCTTGAAATCCGAAAAACCCTATTGGTTAGCAGATATTTTTTCAGCCTTTTGCAATAGCGAAGCCATGGCAATTTGCTATCCACCATTAGGCTATATTCCAAAAGACAATCAATCAGATATTGGTGAACGGAACTAA
- a CDS encoding DNA translocase FtsK gives MMYLLLILVLAILGGLVWLQRKQEQEWLQEIARASKPLDYKQPVAQAPEESSDELLDDSDDLHIDDIKEITEIAPSKWLDTLPTNEEEIAASSADTDINHDITEDIFSAPSAPVVVDSGSHFVETKFDMDSSEPVETPNESAFTFTLIDEEPSQPEKKYELDNSFFEQQNQSLLKELSQSHVVPAKAEVITLEDATRNILTAHKTLEAEQPKVVVTAPDVALSQLIKPVSVTESENTSANFAHEEAETTQPEILVSKQKMEVITEDDPFIHRTRNKTLAELADFQQPENPATQDETRPEKAEVELQTIGIEDIQHSLTRRHSARQLQQVEQNSEPFKELEVIPDNEVWANLAHQYTPAHRRSKVGFSTQANRATAHSAAAPISGVAIAAAPMFPELAATVPNIPEPASFNKTSHAEEFAMDFFNSTKHKAQAPVQAAKQDIAPEKEEDIFSEEDFENYYAEEKQVAHSEDNFDDEPNTIPPLDILAPAEYDETAIQTQEELEANSRTIEEKLAEFRVKVNVVDAYSGPVITRYEIEPDVGVRGSSVLNLEKDLARSLGVASIRVVETIPGKTCMGLELPNPNRQMIRLSEIFNSPEFSGSQSKLTIALGQDITGEPVVTDLAKAPHLLVAGTTGSGKSVGVNAMILSMLYKATPDEVRMIMIDPKMLELSIYEGIPHLLAPVVTDMKLAANALNWCVNEMEKRYRFMSHVGVRNLASYNEKIQAAAAKGQKIPNPFSFTPDDPEPLEKLPYIVVVVDEFADLMMVAGKQIEQLIARLAQKARAAGIHLILATQRPSVDVITGLIKANIPTRIAFQVSSKIDSRTIIDQMGAENLLGQGDMLFLPPGTSYPQRVHGAFVADNEVHEVVEYLKQLGEPDYIDDILTPETNEYDFASSPTGDRDALLDQAVEVILRTKKTSISSLQRQLRIGYNKAATIMEQLEAEGVVSAADHSGKRTILARRTD, from the coding sequence ATGATGTACTTATTACTCATTTTAGTGCTTGCCATTTTAGGCGGCTTGGTTTGGTTGCAACGCAAGCAAGAACAAGAATGGCTACAAGAAATAGCGCGAGCCTCTAAACCATTAGACTACAAACAGCCCGTTGCGCAAGCCCCTGAAGAATCATCAGATGAATTACTTGATGATAGCGATGACTTGCATATTGATGACATTAAAGAAATCACAGAAATCGCCCCTTCTAAGTGGCTGGACACCCTGCCCACAAATGAAGAGGAAATTGCTGCATCCTCCGCTGATACAGATATCAATCACGACATCACAGAAGACATTTTCTCTGCCCCTTCTGCGCCAGTGGTTGTTGATTCAGGCAGCCATTTTGTTGAAACCAAATTCGACATGGATTCAAGCGAACCAGTAGAAACCCCAAACGAAAGCGCATTCACCTTCACGCTGATTGATGAAGAACCCTCGCAGCCTGAAAAGAAGTATGAATTAGACAATTCTTTTTTTGAGCAACAAAATCAATCGCTGCTAAAAGAATTGTCTCAATCGCACGTCGTGCCTGCCAAAGCAGAAGTCATCACGTTAGAAGATGCCACCCGTAACATTCTCACCGCTCACAAAACCTTAGAAGCCGAACAGCCTAAAGTGGTGGTTACTGCGCCCGATGTTGCCCTGTCGCAATTAATTAAACCCGTTTCAGTAACAGAATCAGAAAACACATCAGCAAATTTTGCGCATGAAGAAGCTGAAACCACGCAGCCTGAAATCCTCGTTTCCAAGCAAAAAATGGAAGTGATTACAGAAGATGACCCATTTATTCATCGCACACGCAATAAAACACTCGCCGAGTTAGCCGATTTTCAGCAGCCTGAAAACCCAGCTACTCAAGACGAGACGCGCCCAGAAAAAGCAGAAGTTGAGTTGCAAACCATAGGCATTGAGGACATTCAGCACAGCCTAACACGCCGACACAGCGCTCGACAATTACAACAAGTAGAGCAAAATTCTGAACCATTCAAAGAATTAGAAGTTATCCCAGATAACGAAGTATGGGCGAACCTAGCGCACCAATACACACCAGCGCACCGTAGAAGCAAAGTTGGTTTTAGCACACAGGCCAACCGAGCAACTGCCCATTCTGCTGCCGCGCCCATTTCAGGCGTAGCAATTGCCGCCGCGCCCATGTTCCCAGAATTGGCTGCCACCGTGCCCAATATTCCCGAACCTGCAAGTTTCAACAAAACTTCACACGCTGAAGAATTTGCGATGGATTTTTTCAATTCCACCAAACACAAAGCTCAAGCACCTGTTCAGGCTGCAAAACAAGACATTGCACCAGAAAAAGAAGAAGACATCTTTTCAGAAGAAGATTTTGAAAACTACTACGCGGAAGAAAAGCAAGTCGCTCATTCTGAAGATAATTTTGATGACGAGCCAAACACCATTCCGCCACTAGATATTCTGGCACCAGCAGAATATGACGAAACCGCTATTCAAACGCAAGAAGAACTAGAAGCCAATAGTCGCACCATTGAAGAGAAATTGGCAGAATTTCGCGTGAAAGTGAATGTGGTAGATGCTTACTCAGGCCCCGTGATTACACGTTATGAAATTGAACCAGATGTGGGCGTGCGCGGCAGTTCCGTATTGAATTTAGAAAAAGACTTGGCGCGTTCATTGGGCGTGGCTTCTATCCGTGTGGTGGAAACCATCCCTGGCAAAACATGCATGGGCTTGGAATTACCTAACCCTAATCGCCAAATGATTCGCCTGAGTGAAATTTTCAACTCACCTGAATTTTCAGGCAGCCAATCCAAATTAACCATCGCGCTGGGGCAAGACATCACAGGCGAACCCGTTGTAACCGATTTAGCCAAAGCACCGCATTTATTGGTAGCAGGCACAACAGGTTCAGGCAAATCCGTGGGCGTGAATGCCATGATTTTGTCCATGTTGTATAAAGCCACGCCAGACGAAGTTCGCATGATTATGATTGACCCGAAAATGCTGGAATTGAGCATTTACGAAGGCATTCCACACTTGCTCGCCCCAGTGGTTACTGATATGAAACTAGCAGCCAACGCCCTAAATTGGTGCGTGAACGAAATGGAAAAACGCTATCGTTTCATGAGTCACGTGGGGGTGCGCAACTTAGCCAGCTACAACGAAAAAATTCAGGCTGCTGCAGCCAAAGGGCAAAAAATTCCTAATCCGTTCAGCTTCACGCCTGACGACCCTGAGCCATTGGAAAAATTGCCTTATATCGTGGTTGTGGTAGACGAATTTGCCGATTTAATGATGGTGGCAGGCAAACAAATTGAGCAACTGATTGCGCGCTTGGCACAAAAAGCCCGCGCCGCAGGTATTCACTTGATTTTGGCAACGCAACGTCCAAGCGTGGACGTGATTACAGGCTTGATTAAAGCCAATATTCCAACACGCATTGCGTTCCAAGTATCCAGCAAAATTGACAGCCGTACCATTATCGACCAAATGGGCGCAGAGAATTTGCTCGGTCAAGGCGATATGTTGTTCTTGCCGCCAGGCACCAGCTATCCGCAACGCGTTCACGGCGCATTTGTGGCAGATAACGAAGTGCATGAAGTGGTTGAATATCTGAAACAATTGGGCGAACCAGATTACATTGATGATATTTTAACGCCCGAAACCAATGAATATGACTTTGCTTCATCGCCGACTGGTGACCGTGATGCACTGTTAGACCAAGCGGTGGAAGTGATTTTGCGTACCAAAAAAACCAGCATTTCTTCTTTGCAACGCCAACTTAGAATTGGCTACAACAAAGCCGCCACGATTATGGAACAACTTGAAGCTGAAGGCGTGGTTTCCGCCGCCGACCATTCAGGTAAACGCACCATTTTAGCAAGACGTACTGATTGA